One Mycolicibacterium rufum genomic window, GAGCCGGGCGGCCTCGTTGACCGGATCGCCGATCACGGTGTACTCGAAGCGGGCCTGCGCGCCGATGTGGCCGGCGATGGCGCGGCCGGCGGACACGCCGATGCCGAACTCGGTCTCGCCGAGCACCTCGATGAGCTCGTCGTGCAGTTCCCGCGAGGCGGCCAGCGCCGCCCCGGACGCGTCGGGGTGTTCGATCGGGGCGCCGAAGATCGCCAGCGCCGCGTCGCCCTGGAACTTGTTGACGAATCCGCCGTGCCGGTTGACGGTGTCGACGACCACCCGGAAGAAGTCGTTGAGCAGGTTGACGACCTCGGCGGCCGGGATGGTCGCGGCCAGGTGCGTCGACCCGACCAGGTCGACGAACAGCACCGCCACGTCGCGCTCCTGGCCGCCGAGCTCGGTGCCGCGCTCCAGCGCCCGGCGAGCGACGTCCTCGCCGACGTAGCGGCCGAACAGGTCGCGCAGCCGCTGCCGTTCGGCCAGGTCGCGCACCATGTCGTTGAAGCCGGCCTGCAGCAGGCCCAGCTCGCTGGCGTCGTAGATCTGCATGTGAGCGTTGTAGTTGCCGCGCTGCACCTCGCCGAGCGCCCAGCGAAGCTGGCGCAGCGGGTCGGCGATCGACATCGCGACCAGCACCGTGCTGGACAGCCCGATGACCAGGGCGACGATCGCCAGCAGCAGGATCGTCGTGATCACCCGGTCGGCGGGCGCGGTGAGGATCTCGAACTTGCTGGCCACCAGCGCGAGCAGGATCGCAACCAGCGGGACCCCGGTGGACAGCACCCACGTCAGCACTTGGCGCAGGATCACGCCCGGGGCGTGGAACTTCTCCGGCACGCCGCCGCGTAGCGCGGCCACCGCGACGGGCCGCAGCACCCGCTCGGACTGCAGGTAGCCGATGATCGCCGTCGCGGTGGCGCCCAGGCCCGTCGCGACCGCCACCACCGGCGCGGACTTGCTGGCCACCGGCCAGCTCGCGACGATGAACACCACCGATCCGAGCAGCCAGTTGGTCGCGCTGATCACCGAGCGGTAGAACGGCATCCGCAGCGCCCGCATCCGGGCGACCTCGGTGTCGGCGGGGTCCCGGTCCCCGAGCAGCATGTCCCGGCGCTGCCAGCGCATCACCGGGATCAGCATCCGCAGCGTCAGGTACGACGCCACCGTGAACGACACGAACAGGTAGCCCAGGAAGATCGACAGGTTGTAGGTCGGCAGGTCCTGCAGCTGGATGCGGTCCTCGGGCGGTAGCCCGAACCGCAAAAATCCGAGCACCAGCAGGGCGCCGATGATGTCGGCCTGCAGCATGCCGAGCGTGAACACCGGCCAGGGTGTGCGCGCGACCCAGCGGACGAATGCACTGATTCGCCCCATCTGGATCGCTTCGGCTGCCACGGGTTCACCGTATCGGGCCGAGCTGACGGCCACGGGGCGTCTGAGACGGACGTGTCGGTTCGCAGCACTACTGTTATCGGCGATGGCCGGTGTTTTCTCGCGTCTTGTGGGCCAAGACGCCGTCGAGGCGGAGCTCACCGCCGCTGCGCGGGCTGCCCGCGGTGATTCCTCTCACACCTCCTCTCCTGCGGGGGGCGCCGACGTGGTGGGCACCATGACGCACGCTTGGCTGATCACCGGTCCGCCCGGGTCCGGTCGATCGGTGGCGGCGCTGTGCTTCGCCGCGGCGCTGCAGTGCACCTCCGAGGGCGCCCCCGGCTGCGGGGAGTGCCGGGCGTGCACGACGACGATGGCGGGCACCCACGCCGACGTGCGCCGAATCATCCCGGAGGGGCTCTCGATCGGGGTCGACGCGATGCGCACGATCGTGCAGATCGCGTCGCGCCGGCCCGGGACGGGCCGCTGGCAGATCGTCGTCATCGAGGACGCCGACCGGCTCACCGAGGGCGCCGCGAACGCGCTGCTGAAGGTCGTGGAGGAGCCGCCGCCGTCGACGGTGTTCCTGCTGTGCGCGCCGTCGGTGGATCCCGAGGACATCGCGATCACCCTGCGGTCGCGGTGTCGGCACGTCGCGCTGGTGACGCCCGGGGTGGACGCGATCGCGCGGGTGCTGGTCGAGACCGACGGCCTGCCGGAGGCCGAGGCGGCCTGGGCGGCGTCGGTCAGCGGCGGGCACGTCGGCCGGGCACGCCGGCTGGCCACCGACGAGCAGGCCCGGGAGCGGCGCCGGCGGGCGCTGGGGTTGGCCAGGGACGCGGCGACGCCCTCGCGGGCCTACGCCGCCGCGGAGGAGCTGGTGGCCACCGCGGAGGCGGAGGCCAGGGCGCTGACCGAGGACCGCAACGAGGTCGAGACCGAGGAGTTGCGCACCGCGCTGGGCGCCGGCGGCACCGGCAAGGGCACCGCGGGCACGATGCGCGGGGCGGCCGGAGCGCTCAAGGACCTGGAGAGGCGACAGAAGTCGCGCCAGACCCGGGCGTCGCGCGACGCGCTGGACCGGGCGCTCATCGACCTGGCCACCTACTTCCGCGACGCGCTGCTGGTCTCCTCCGGGGCGGCCGACGTGGCCGCCAACCACCCCGACATGCGGGACAAGGTGTCGGCGATGGCCGCGCACGCGTCGCCGGCGGCGCTGCTGCGCTGCATCGAGGCGGTGCTGCAGTGCCGGGAGGCGCTGGCGACCAACGTCAAGCCGAAGTTCGCCGTCGACGCCATGGTCGGCACCATCGGGCAGGCACTTCGCAGCTGAGTTGGGTCGGCGGCGGGGCCTGCCGTAGACTCGTGCCGCCCGACGCGCCGCCTTAGCTCAGTCGGTAGAGCGATTCACTCGTAATGAATAGGTCGGGGGTTCGATTCCCCCAGGCGGCTCCACCTTTTCCTCGGTCACCGCGGCGCCAGGAACCCCACGGGGCCTGATGCCACGCACACCGACAGTGCCGCGGTGTTCGCCCGCACCGTGATCGCGTCCCCGGCGCCGGGCAGCCGGACGAACACCCGGTTGAGTCCCGGCCGCACCGGCACCTTCACCTCCGGCCCCTCCGACAGCGCCAGCATCAGCGAGCCGTCGCTGTTGGCCAGATAGTTGATCTCGGCGGTCCAGTCCGCCGGCAGGAGCGGCCCGTCCAGCGGCATCCGCACCGGGAAGTCCGGCTGCACCAGATAGCCGCAGCGCGGGTCGGGACCCTGCCGGATGCTGCGCACCCAGGTCACCTTCGCGTCGACGAGCCGGCCCGACGCGTCCAGCATCCGCAGGTCTGTTGTCGCCGAATCGAATTCGGGACGATCCCGCAGCAGCGCGAACATGTGCGAGGTCAGGTTCTCCGGCCACGCCACCCGCTGCAGCACCAGCGGGTCGACCTCCTGGTCGAGCATCGGCGCCGGAGACGCGGCGTGCGCGGCGGCCAGGCTCGCCTGCGCGGTACGCAGGTAGTCCTTCGTCGGGTTGTCGCGCCAGCTGGTCAGGAACGTCGCGGTGGAGTAGAGGCTGCTGATCACGAAAAGCCCTGTGAAGCCGATGATTCCGACGGTTCGCAGGCGCGACCGGTCGAGCCGGCGGGCGCTGTCCCGGTTCGGTGCGCACAAGCCGACCGCGGCCAGCAGCGCCAGCACCACCACCAGATCGGGCAGATAGCGCACCGTCTGCGCCAATTCCAGTGCGGTGAAACGGGAAGACCGCATCAGATAGATCGGCACCTGACAGGCCACGGCGTAGCCCAGCGCCGCCAGCCACACGGGACCCAACCGTCGCTTGCGCAGGAGCGTCACCGCCACCACGACCGCCAACGCGACCCAGCCCAGCACCATCACGGCCACCGGCGGCGTCGCCCACGGCGACGCGGGCGCCCAGCGCTGCCAGTCCCACGGTCCGCCGACCAGCCCGGGCACGATGCCGTGAGTCACGGAGCGCCACAGCAGATCCGCCGTCATCGCCAGGTCGAAGCTCCAGCGCTGCTGATCCACCACCGTCACGTAGACGCCCACCCAGCCGGCGATCAGCGCCAGGCACGCCACCCACAACGGTCGCCCGCGCCGCCACACCTCGCGTACCGAGGCGCCGCCCGTCACATGGCCGTATAGCGCGGCCACCGCGAAGGCGGCGAACGGCACGATGGCCGCCTTCTCGAAGAACAGCAGCGCGCCGAGGAACACCACCGTCCCGGTGACGGCGTAGCGCCGTGCGCCGGTGCGCACCAGCAGCAGGGCGTCCGCACACACCCACGCCAGCGCCGCCAGCATCGGCAACGAGTTCAGCCCGGCCGCCCACCACGCGTACCCCGGCAGCGCCAACGGGGTGAACAGAGCGAACGTCAACGGGATCAGCAGCACCGGGCGCCGGCCCAAGATCACGTGCAGCGCCCGCAGCAGCGCCAGGGACGCCAGCAGCGCGAGCACCACCAGGCTGATCGCCGGCCCCACCCAGTTCAGCGGCGCGAGCCGGGTGATCGCCCCGGCGACCAGGAACGCCCCCGGCATCACGTGGCCGTCGTGATCGTCGAACAGGTAGCCCGGCGACAGCAGCGGCTGGGTGCCGGCCCGGCCGACCAGGATCAGGTCGTCCCAGTAGAAGTAGCCCCCGAAGGCCAGCACCGCCCGGATCACCAGGTGCAGCGCGATCAGCGCGACGGCGGTGCGGGCGACCCACGTCGTCTGCTCCTCGCGCACGCGCTCGTCGGGCCTCATGTCGCCTCGACTGTACGGATGCTCGGCGTCTCCGCCCGCCGCCGGTAGGGTGGGCACCGTGCGAACACTGGTCACGGGGGCAGCCGGGTTCATCGGGTCGACGCTGGTGGACAGGCTGCTCGCCGACGGGCACGCGGTGGTGGGTCTCGACGACCTCAGTTCCGGGCGCAGCGAGAACCTCGGTGCCGCCGAACGGTCCGACGACTTCGAGTTCGTCAAGGCCGACATCGTCGAGGCCGGCCTCGTCGGGCTGCTCGAGGACGTGAAGCCGGAGGTGGTGTTCCACCTCGCCGCGCAGATCTCGGTCAGCCGCTCGGTCACCGAGCCGGTGTTCGACTCCAGCGTCAACGTGGTGGGCACCGTGCGGTTGGCCGAGGCGGCCCGCCGTGCCGGGGTCCGCAAGGTCGTGCACACGTCGTCGGGCGGGTCGGTCTACGGTGCGACACCCCGTTACCCGACCGACGAGGACAACGCGCTCGATCCGGCGTCGCCCTACGCCGCGAGCAAGGTGTGCGGCGAGGTCTACTTCGGCATGTTCCGCAACCTCTACGGCCTGGACTGCAGCCACATCGCGCCCGCCAACGTCTACGGCCCGCGTCAGGATCCGCACGGTGAGGCGGGCGTGGTCGCGATCTTCTCCCGCGCGCTGCTCGCCGGCCGGCCGACGAAGATCTTCGGCGACGGCAGCGACACCCGCGACTACGTGTTCGTCGACGACGTCGTCGACGCGTTCGTGCGTGCGTCCGGCGAGGCCGGCTCGGGGCAACGGTTCAACATCGGCACCGGGGTGGAAACCTCGACGCGTCAACTGCATTCGGAGATCGCGGCGGCCGCCGGCGCGCCCGACGAGCCGGAGTTCCACCCGCCGCGGCTCGGTGATGTGCGGCGGTCCTGCCTGGACAACAGCCGCGCCGGGTCGGTGCTGGGATGGCAGCCGAAGGTCGCGTTGCGCGACGGTGTGGCCCGGACCGTGGAGTACTTCCGCGAGAACGGCTAGTTCTGCTCGGGCACCCGGGCGTTCTGCAGCGCCACCGCGCGGGCCAGCCGGGTGTACTTGAGCTCGATGTCCTTGAACCGCATGTAGGTCGACAGCGTGGTGAACGCGAACGCGATGATCAGCACGTACTCCAGGAGATCCGTGCCGCGGTCCACGCCGAGCCAGTTCGCCACCACCGTGGTGTCGTCGGGCCGCAGGATCGCGTAGATCCCGGCGATCACGAACAGCACGTAGCCGACCTTGACCCACGCCTTCGACCGCGCGCTACCGCGGGACCGCAGCAGATACACCAGCAGCACCAGCACCGAGGCGATCAGCAGCACCTGGATCCAGTTCATCGTGTCGTCCTTCTGCGCAGCAGACCGTCGAAGACGATGTTGACGCCGTTGAGCAGCGGCTGGCCCTTCGCCTTCGAGTAGTCGGTGTAGAGGATGTCGACGGGCACTTCGGCCACCCGCCAATGCTTTTCGTGCGCGAGCGCGATGAATTCGCTGGCGTGCCCCATGGCGCTGATCGTGAGGTCGAGCTCCTCGGCGACGCGCCGATCGAACACCCGCAGCCCGTTGTGCGCGTCGGTCAGGCCGAGTTCGCGGTTGCGGCGACTCACCCGCGCCACGGTCTTGAGTACCCACCGCTTCATCAGCGGCGTCTGGGTGGTGGCGCCGGCGAACCGGGTACCCACCACCAGATCCACATCGCCCGCGCGCAGCCGTTCGATCATCGTCACGACGTCGGCGACGCGGTGCTGCCCGTCGGCGTCGAACGTGACGAACACCTCGGCGCCGCGCCGGGCGCGGGCGTACTCGACGCCGGTCTGGATCGCCGCGCCCTGCCCGAGGTTCACCGGATGGGTGACGACGTGGGCGCCGGCGCGCAGGGCGGCGTCGCCGGTGCCGTCCTCGCTACCGTCGTCGACGCACACGACGTGCTCGAACACCGAGCGCACGTCGGTGATGACGTCGCCGATGACGGTCGCTTCGTGGTAGGCCGGGATGACGATCCACACGTCGCGGTAGTGCGTATCCGAGGTGTTGATGCGCAACAAATTACACGCTCAGACGGCCGGAATTCTGGCAAGGGCGGTCAGGTGCACGGCGATCCCCAGCAGCGGTCCGCACAGCAGCGCGACGACGGTGCGCACCTCCAGGTCCAGTGGCAGCGCCAGCAGCAACGCCGAGGCGACTGTGGCCGACATCCACCCGACCGCGTAGGCGCGGTGCAGGGCCGCGGCCACGGCGGCCGCCCCGGTCAGCGTCAGCAGCGCGATCGCCACCGCCGCGGCCGTCAGCCAGCCCAGCAGGGCGCCGCCCGCGACGTAGTCGTCCCCGAAGCCCTCGCGCAGCAGCCACGGGCCGAACGCGGCCGCCGCGGCCACCCCCGCCACCCCCAGTGCGACGACGACCCCCGCGGGGGTGATCAGCGCCTGCAGCCGGTGCTCCCGCTGGTCGACGAAATGCGCGATCAGGTTTCCCTGCATCGCGGTGAGCGGCACCAGGAGCGGGGCGCGGGTCAGTGTGACCGCCAGGATCACCACGCCGCCCGCGGCGCCGAGATCGCCGGAGGTGGCCTTGAGCAGCACCGGAAATCCCATCACCAGCACCGCGCTGGCGCCGGCCGCGGCGATCGAGTGGCCGGCGCCGCGCAGGAACACCGCCGTGCCGCCGGGAGTGGACAGCCGCGCCGCGGCCCGGGTGACCGGCGACGCGGCCAGCATCACCACCCATCCGATCGCGCCGGCCACCGTGGCCCACAGGTAGCCGCCCAGCCCCCAGCCCAGCAGGAAGCTCGCCGCCGCGACGGCGACCCGCAGCAGCGCGTCGGCGACCATCAGCGCGCCGTACTCCGACCACCGGTCCAGCCCGGCGAGCAGCCCCAGCAGCGTGGTGTGCAGGCAGAAACCCGCCAACCCGGCGGCCAGCAGCACCACGCTGAGCAGGCGGGCGTCGGCGAACACGTGGCCGGCCCACAGCGGCGACGTCGCGGCGATCACCGCCGCCGCGCCCACCCCCACGCCGATCCCGACCCGCACGGGCCGGGTGCGCGGGCCCGCGTCGTCGCCCGTTGCGGCTTGCCGGACCTCCCGGGTCGTCTCCTGCAGCAACCCGAATGCGGCGCCGCTGGCCAGCCCGAACGCGCCCCAGAACACGCCGAACACCGAGAAGCCGGCGGGTTCCAGATCGCGGGCGGCCAGGTAGAGCACCGCGTACCCGCACAGCGCGGACACCGCCGTCGCCGCCCCGACCCGCACGACGCTGCTGCGGGTGACAGCGCCCGGGCCCGCCGTGGCGTCGGTCACGACGGGTGGTCCAGCGGCGGAACGTCGGTCGAGTACAGCCACGCCGTCCACAGCGGACGCAGCGACTCGTCGGCGTAGCGGGCCGCCAGCCCGAGGAAGTCGTCGGTCACCACGCTGGCGTGCCGGTAGCGGGTGGTCCACTCCTTGAGCAGCGCGAAGAAGTCCTTGTCGCCGAGCCGCTTTCGCAACGCGTGCAGCGTCAGTGCGCCCCGCTTGTACACGCGGTCATCGAACATGTCGCGCGGCCCGGGGTCGGCGAGCACCAGATCCTGCGGCGACTGCCGCAACCGCTGGTGGTAGTGCCGGGCGAGCTCGTCGGCGCTGCGCTCCCCGCAGTGCTCCGACCACAGCCATTCGGCGTAGCAGGCGAAGCCCTCGTGCAGCCAGATGTGGCGCCACCGCTGCACGGTGACCGAGTTGCCGAACCACTGGTGGGCCAGCTCGTGGGCGATCAACCGCTCCGCGCCGCGCTCGCCGTCGCAGTGGTTCGCGCCGAAGATCGACACCCCCTGCGCCTCGAGCGGGATCTCGAGATCGTCGTCGGTGATCACGACGGTGTAGCCCGACTCGAGCGGATACGGCCCGAACAGCTTGACGAACAGCTTCATCATCTGGCCCTGCCGGCCGAAGTCGTGCTCGATCTCCCGGCGCAGCCGTTCGGGGGCGACGGCGTGGATCTCGACCCCGTTCTTGGCCAGCCGGTGCCGCTCGTACATTCCGATCTGCAGCGTGATCAGGTACGTGGAGGTGGGTTCGGGCTGCTCGTAGACCCACGTCGTCATCCCGGCGCGGGCGCGGCGGTTCAGCAGCTTGCCGTTGGCCAGCGCGAAATACGGGCTCTCCGTGCTGATCTGGATGCGGACACTGGCCTTGGCGCTGGGATGGTCGTCGCACGGGAACCACGACGACGCCCCGTTGGGCTGCCCGGCGACCAGGACGCCCTCGGTGAGTTCCTCGAAACCGACTTCGCCCCACAGGGATCGGACCGGGCGCGGGGTACCGCCGTAGCGCAGCGCGATCGTCATCGCCGCGCCGGCGGGCAGCCGGTCGGCGAGGCTGATGTGCAGTTTGTTCCCGGAGGTCCGGAAGTGCGCCGGCCGTTTGCCGTTCACGGTCACCTTCGACACCGACAGCGCGTCGGACAGGTCGAGGGTGAAGGTCTGCAGTTCGGCGAGGGTGGCCGCAGTGATGGTGGCGGCCCCGGCCAGCCGGTTGATGGCGACCTTGTACTCGAGGTCGAGTTCGTAACGGGAGACCCGGTATCCGAAGTTGCCGGCGGCGGGCAGGTACGGATCGATGACCGGTGGCGACCCCTTCTTGGCCGCCCGTTTGCGCGCTCTCACGCGGCCGCGGGCTTCTTCGTCTTCGGGGCGTCGCCGCGCTTCTTGCGCGGCGGCAGCCACGGCGCGATCGGGTTGCCCTGCCAGCGGGTCGACGCCGGCACCTCGTCACCACGCACCACCAGCGAGGCCGGGCCGACGGTGGCGCCGGCGCCGAGGCGGGCGGCCGGCAGCGCCACGCAGTGCGGGCCGAGGGTGGCGCCACGCTCGAGCACCACCGTGTCCATCCGCATGATCCGGTCGTGGAACAGGTGGGTCTGCACGACGCACCCGCGGTTGACCGTCGCCCCGTCGCCCAGCGTCACCAGGTCGGCCTCGGGTAGCCAGTAGGTCTCACACCACACCCCGCGTCCGATCGTCGCGCCCAGCGCGCGTAGCCACACGTTCATCACCGGGGTACCCGCGGCGGCCCGGGCGAACCACGGCGCCGCGACGGTCTCGACGAACGTGTCGGACACCTCGTTGCGCCACACGAACGACGACCACAGCGGGTGTTCGATCGCGGTGATCCGGCCCACCAGAAGCCATTTCGCGAGTACCGCGATGCCGCCGGCCACCGCGCCGGCGGCCAGCAGCACCAGCCCGGTCAGGCACGCCGCACCCAGCCAGCCGAACGCCAGCACCAGCGCCTGCACGGCCAGCAGCACACCGACGCCGATCGCGAACGTGACGACGACGGGCACGAATCGGAACGTCTCGACGGTCGCGCGCAACGCCCGCAGCCGCATCGAGGGGTGGAACGTGCGCAGTGCGTCGGCCGCGGTGGGTTGGCGCCGCAGCCGCATCGGCGGGCTGCCGAGCCACGACGAGCCCGCCTTGGCCTTGTGTGGCGTCGCCGACAGCACCGCCACCAGGCCGTCGTCGGGCACCCGGCGGCCGGGCTGGGTGATGCCCGAGTTGCCGAGGAACGCTCGCTTGCCGACCGTCGCCCGGGCGACGTGGATCCAGCCGCCGCCCAGTTCGTAGGAGGCCACCATGGTGTCGTCGGCCAGGAACGCGCTGTCCTCGACGACGGTGAACTTCGGGATCAGCAGGGCGGTGGAGATCTCGGTGCCCTTGCCCACGCGGGCGCCCAGCAGGCGCAGCCACCACGGCGTCAGCAGACCCGCGTAGATCGGGAACAGGTAGTTGCGGGCGCCGTCCATCAGGCGTTCGGTGGCCCACAGCTGCCAGCCCGCCCGGCTGCGCACCGGGTGGTAGCCCTCGCGCAGGCCCAGCGACAGCACCCGCACGCCCAGCACGGTCAGCGCCGCGTACACCACGAGGGCCGCGGCGGTGGCCGGCACGCTCCACGCCAGCGCGGGCAGTACCGCGTCGCCCAGCGTCGCGGTGCCGCGGATACCCCAGCCGACGACGGCCAGGCCCACCGCCAGCGCGGCCAACGGCAGTGCACCGAGCAGCACCGACGTCAGCCCGTAGACCGCCACCCACAGTGGGGACCGCGGCGGGCGGTGGTCGGGCCACGGATGCTTGGCCTTGCCGGACTTCACCGCCGGGGAGCCCTTCCAGTACTGCCGGTTCTTCACCTTCCCGACGACGCCGGAGCCGGGCGCCACGTCGGCGTTCTTGCCGACGACCGCGCCGGGCAGCAGCGTCGTGCGCGCGCCGATGGTGGCGTCGTTGCCGACGGTGATGGGGCCGAGGTGGAACAGATCGCCGTCGATCCAGTGTCCGGTCAGGTCGACCTCGGGTTCGATGGAGCACCGGTGCCCGAGCGTCAGCATCCCCGTCACCGGCGGGGCGGAATGCAGGTCGACCCCGGTGCCGACCGAATTGCCCAGTGCGCGTGCGTAATACATCAGCCACGGCGCGCCTGCCATGTTCTCCGCGCCGCTGGCCTCGGCGAGGCGTTCGGCAAGCCAGACCCGCAGGTGCACCGAGCCGCCGCGCCGGTAGGTGCCCGGCGCCAGCGTGCCGGCCAGGATCCGGGCGCCCAGCACCGCGATGCCCATCCGGCCGGGGGGCGTGACGAACAGCAGGAACCCGGCGAGGATCCACCACCAGCTGAGCGGCCACGCCCACGGCACCAGCGCCAACGCCGCGGCGACGTTGTTGGCGATCGCCAGCCACACCACCCACTGCATGCCGGTCAGCGACGCCAGCGGCACCGTCAGCGCCACCTGCACCGCCTGGGTGAGCCGCGAGACGGGCGTGACCTCCCGGGTCTCCGTGGCAGGCGGCGGTTCCAGCTCCTCGAGGTAACCCGCGAGCGAGCCGAGCCGCGGATGGTCGTACAGGTCGGCGACGGTCACCTGCGGATAGCGTTGCCGCAGCGCGGCGATCAGCTGCGCCGCCGACAGCGAGCCGCCGCCCAGGGCGAAGAAGTCGGCCTCCGGCCCGTCGATCGGGGCGGCCAGCACCTCCCGCCACAGCCCGGCCAGCCAGCCCAGCGTGCCCCCGAGGTCGGCGGCGTCGTCCTCAGCGGGCCCTACCGGCCACGGCAGCGCGTCGCGGTCCACCTTGCCCGAGGTGCGGGTGGGCAGCTCGTCGACGACGACCAGGCGCGGCACCAGCGCCGCGGGCAGCGACTCGGCCAGCCGGGACCGGGCCGCGTGCAGATCGAAGGCGGCCCCCGGCGCGACGACGACGTACCCGACCAGCAGCGGCGTCCCGCCGGCCGTCCGGCGCACCGCGGCAGCGCCCCCGCTGACCCCGGGCAGATGCACCAGCGCGGTGTCGACCTCGCCCAGCTCGATGCGCCGCCCGCCGACCTTCACCTGATCGTCGGCCCGCCCCATGAAGTACAGCCCGTCGGCCTCCAGCCGCACCAGGTCGCCGCTGCGGTAGGCGCGGCTCCACGCCAGCGTCGGCAGAGCCGCGTACTTCTCGGCGTCCTTCTCCGGATCGAGGTAGCGCGCCAGCCCCACCCCGCCGATCACCAGCTCGCCGACCTCGCCGACCGGCACCGGATTGCCCGCGGCGTCGACGACGGCCAGATCCCACCCGGCCAGCGGCAGCCCGATGCTCACCGGACCCTTCCCGGTGAGCCGGGCCGCGCACGCCACCACGGTCGCCTCGGTGGGGCCGTAGGTGTTCCACACCTCGCGGCCGTCGACCGCGAGCCGCTCGGCCAGCTCCGGCGGGCACGCCTCGCCGCCGAAGATCAGCAGCCGCACGGCCTCGAGGGCCTCGGCCGGCCACAGCGACGCCAGCGTCGGCACCGTCGAGACCACCGTGATGTCGCGGGACACCAGCCACGGACCCAGGTCCATGCCGCTGCGCACCAGCGACCGCGGGGCGGGCACCAGGCAGGCGCCGTGCCGCCAGGCCAGCCACATCTCCTCGCAGGACGCGTCGAACGCCACCGACAGACCGGCCAGCACCCGGTCGCCCGGACCGAGCGGGCTGCCCTGCAGGAACATCTCGGCTTCGGCGTCGACGAACGCCGCGGCGTTGCGGTGGGTGACCGCAACACCCTTGGGGGTGCCGGTCGAGCCGGAGGTGAAGATGATCCAAGCGTCGTCGCGGCTCAACGGCGCGGTCGCGCGCCAGCCGCGCGACGAGCCGGGCCCGCGGACCAGGCCGCGCTCGGTGATCACGGCGACGACGTCGGCCTCGGTGAACACGAGTTCGGCGCGCTCGGGCGGGTCGTCGGCGTCGACGGGCACGTAGGCCGCGCCGGTGGCCAGCGTCGCGAGGATCGCGACGTAGAGCGCATAGCTGCCCGACGGCATCCGGATCCCGATGCGGTCGCCGCGGCCGATCCCGCGGGCCGCCAGCCAGGCCACGCTGTCCTCGACG contains:
- a CDS encoding Pls/PosA family non-ribosomal peptide synthetase, which encodes MTAADPTSEIPGQYLLSALAPQPRTLIDILYETSRRYPDATAIDDGAVQLTYAELIADVEDSVAWLAARGIGRGDRIGIRMPSGSYALYVAILATLATGAAYVPVDADDPPERAELVFTEADVVAVITERGLVRGPGSSRGWRATAPLSRDDAWIIFTSGSTGTPKGVAVTHRNAAAFVDAEAEMFLQGSPLGPGDRVLAGLSVAFDASCEEMWLAWRHGACLVPAPRSLVRSGMDLGPWLVSRDITVVSTVPTLASLWPAEALEAVRLLIFGGEACPPELAERLAVDGREVWNTYGPTEATVVACAARLTGKGPVSIGLPLAGWDLAVVDAAGNPVPVGEVGELVIGGVGLARYLDPEKDAEKYAALPTLAWSRAYRSGDLVRLEADGLYFMGRADDQVKVGGRRIELGEVDTALVHLPGVSGGAAAVRRTAGGTPLLVGYVVVAPGAAFDLHAARSRLAESLPAALVPRLVVVDELPTRTSGKVDRDALPWPVGPAEDDAADLGGTLGWLAGLWREVLAAPIDGPEADFFALGGGSLSAAQLIAALRQRYPQVTVADLYDHPRLGSLAGYLEELEPPPATETREVTPVSRLTQAVQVALTVPLASLTGMQWVVWLAIANNVAAALALVPWAWPLSWWWILAGFLLFVTPPGRMGIAVLGARILAGTLAPGTYRRGGSVHLRVWLAERLAEASGAENMAGAPWLMYYARALGNSVGTGVDLHSAPPVTGMLTLGHRCSIEPEVDLTGHWIDGDLFHLGPITVGNDATIGARTTLLPGAVVGKNADVAPGSGVVGKVKNRQYWKGSPAVKSGKAKHPWPDHRPPRSPLWVAVYGLTSVLLGALPLAALAVGLAVVGWGIRGTATLGDAVLPALAWSVPATAAALVVYAALTVLGVRVLSLGLREGYHPVRSRAGWQLWATERLMDGARNYLFPIYAGLLTPWWLRLLGARVGKGTEISTALLIPKFTVVEDSAFLADDTMVASYELGGGWIHVARATVGKRAFLGNSGITQPGRRVPDDGLVAVLSATPHKAKAGSSWLGSPPMRLRRQPTAADALRTFHPSMRLRALRATVETFRFVPVVVTFAIGVGVLLAVQALVLAFGWLGAACLTGLVLLAAGAVAGGIAVLAKWLLVGRITAIEHPLWSSFVWRNEVSDTFVETVAAPWFARAAAGTPVMNVWLRALGATIGRGVWCETYWLPEADLVTLGDGATVNRGCVVQTHLFHDRIMRMDTVVLERGATLGPHCVALPAARLGAGATVGPASLVVRGDEVPASTRWQGNPIAPWLPPRKKRGDAPKTKKPAAA